The following coding sequences are from one Rissa tridactyla isolate bRisTri1 chromosome 14, bRisTri1.patW.cur.20221130, whole genome shotgun sequence window:
- the LOC128917728 gene encoding adenylate cyclase type 10-like, producing MALMKLNEAEVLRKMKATAIACFEEATFFSLKGEVCWCMQRLQLAEKMMRQALSLLRRNFPETFLGAFVKAQVEKLPCVAYVRRAACLLQKGR from the exons atg gccctcatgaagctgaacgaagcggaggtcctgaggaagatgaaagccactgcgatagcctgctttgaagaggccaccttcttcagcctcaaaggggag gtttgctggtgtatgcaacgccttcagctggcagagaaaatgatgaggcaggctttgagcttgctcagaaggaacttccccgagaccttccttggcgcctttgtcaaggctcaggtggaaaagttgccttgtgtcgcttacgtgagaagagcagcctgccttctgcagaagggccggtaa